One window of the Nocardia terpenica genome contains the following:
- a CDS encoding DUF1772 domain-containing protein, translated as MLSTAAQVLATLAVLGTGIIYGTDAFAGLVMRSAYRRLDDATMTVTAGWGHYYADRRMPFAGAGGAIAAVLTLVASACAGRMGATVAAAVAVVALLIWLGLYVRIAKPVNTAQTEAARTGVIPPNARALQDKWDSVVAIRVGLQAAAVAGLCATLALL; from the coding sequence ATGCTCAGCACGGCCGCCCAAGTCCTCGCCACCCTCGCCGTGCTCGGCACCGGCATCATCTACGGCACCGACGCCTTTGCCGGGTTGGTCATGCGGTCGGCCTACCGCCGCCTCGACGACGCGACGATGACGGTGACCGCGGGCTGGGGGCATTACTATGCCGATCGGCGGATGCCGTTCGCCGGGGCGGGTGGTGCGATCGCCGCCGTGCTCACGCTCGTGGCGTCGGCCTGCGCAGGGCGGATGGGGGCCACGGTCGCCGCGGCCGTGGCGGTCGTCGCGCTGCTCATCTGGCTCGGGCTCTACGTGCGCATCGCCAAGCCGGTCAACACCGCCCAGACCGAGGCCGCGCGTACCGGCGTCATTCCGCCGAATGCCCGTGCGCTGCAAGATAAGTGGGACAGTGTGGTCGCGATCCGGGTCGGCCTGCAGGCCGCCGCCGTCGCGGGACTGTGCGCCACCCTCGCCCTGCTCTGA
- a CDS encoding anti-sigma factor family protein: MTESAKAARPERGDDYATWDAPYVLGALDRAERLEYEAHLQTCSTCRAAVADLAVLPGLLGRVDTDVALALTDPTDPPDFAAAAPIPPLEPPADLLAPPTTSSPRPATSSPRPTISGPRPTTSSPRPTTSSPRPATSSPRRAFGRGPWPVVAAAAAAVLIAVPATIAVTEHRAPTVAEQVVAEREMTPVTATPVAASVKVLDVDGKATIEMSCRYVGGDQGYQSEYELWMTDTDGVPTRLIGWPVAPGGALTLSSTTNTTPDRIRSLEIKSPDGRTLLTGAI, encoded by the coding sequence GTGACGGAATCCGCGAAGGCAGCGCGGCCCGAGCGGGGTGACGACTACGCGACCTGGGACGCGCCGTACGTACTCGGCGCCCTCGACCGCGCCGAACGCCTCGAATACGAGGCCCATCTACAGACGTGCTCGACATGCCGGGCGGCGGTGGCGGACCTCGCGGTGCTGCCCGGCCTGCTCGGCCGGGTCGACACCGACGTGGCACTGGCCCTGACCGACCCGACCGACCCCCCGGATTTCGCTGCGGCAGCACCGATTCCGCCCCTCGAACCACCGGCCGACCTACTTGCACCGCCCACCACCTCGAGCCCCCGGCCCGCCACCTCCAGTCCCCGGCCCACCATCTCCGGTCCCCGGCCCACCACCTCAAGCCCCCGGCCCACCACCTCCAGTCCCCGGCCTGCCACCTCGAGTCCCCGGCGTGCTTTTGGCCGGGGCCCCTGGCCCGTGGTCGCCGCCGCGGCCGCCGCGGTACTGATCGCGGTGCCAGCGACCATCGCGGTCACCGAACATCGCGCCCCGACGGTGGCGGAACAGGTGGTGGCCGAGCGGGAGATGACGCCGGTGACGGCGACCCCGGTGGCGGCGAGCGTCAAGGTGCTGGATGTCGACGGCAAGGCCACCATTGAGATGTCGTGCCGCTACGTGGGCGGCGACCAGGGCTACCAATCCGAGTACGAACTCTGGATGACCGATACCGACGGGGTGCCGACCCGGCTCATCGGCTGGCCTGTCGCCCCCGGCGGCGCGCTCACGCTGAGCAGCACCACGAATACAACGCCCGATCGGATCCGCAGCCTGGAGATCAAATCCCCGGACGGCCGGACGCTGCTGACGGGCGCGATCTGA
- a CDS encoding sigma-70 family RNA polymerase sigma factor, producing MARVPRTPSDGADTQPDQLRALYDQHAAPLWRYTYSLVGDSGRAEDIVQETLLRAWQRPNVLDQSTASARAWLFTVARNMAVDEHRSARHRREFRMDNPPEQVTPDEAERALDGWLIADALARLSTDHREVIVRAYYRGLSTQQIATELAIPEGTVKSRMHYGMRALRSALQEMGVTK from the coding sequence ATGGCACGAGTACCGCGCACACCCAGCGATGGGGCCGATACCCAGCCCGACCAGTTGCGCGCGCTCTACGATCAGCACGCCGCCCCGCTGTGGCGCTACACCTACAGCCTCGTCGGCGACTCCGGGCGCGCCGAGGACATCGTGCAGGAGACCCTGCTCCGCGCCTGGCAGCGCCCGAATGTGCTCGATCAATCCACGGCCTCGGCGCGGGCCTGGCTGTTCACCGTCGCTCGCAATATGGCCGTGGACGAGCATCGCAGCGCCCGGCATCGGCGCGAGTTCCGGATGGACAATCCACCCGAGCAGGTCACCCCCGATGAGGCGGAGCGAGCGTTGGATGGTTGGCTGATCGCCGATGCACTGGCCAGGTTGAGCACCGACCACCGGGAGGTGATCGTGCGTGCCTACTACCGTGGCCTGTCCACACAACAGATCGCGACCGAATTGGCCATTCCCGAGGGCACCGTGAAGTCGCGCATGCACTACGGCATGCGGGCACTGCGCTCGGCACTGCAGGAAATGGGGGTGACGAAGTGA
- a CDS encoding YqgE/AlgH family protein produces the protein MARAEEHGDRSRRREFRHEDQVVRPGTLLVSATDLVEPSFRRTVVYIVEHNDAGSLGVVLNRPSETAVHDVLSRWAELAAPPRALYIGGPVKRDAALCLATVRVGTPIDRVTGLRRVDGRVALLDLDSDPEVIAPLVEGIRIFAGYAGWTFGQLEGELERGDWIVLSALPSDPIAGRTDLWAHVLRRQPLPLSLLATHPIELERN, from the coding sequence GTGGCACGCGCAGAGGAACACGGCGACCGCTCCAGACGACGCGAATTCCGGCACGAGGATCAGGTGGTGCGTCCCGGTACGCTGCTGGTCTCGGCAACCGACCTGGTCGAGCCGTCGTTCCGGCGCACCGTGGTGTACATCGTGGAACACAACGACGCGGGCAGCCTGGGCGTGGTACTCAATCGCCCCAGCGAGACCGCCGTGCACGACGTGCTGTCGCGCTGGGCCGAGCTGGCCGCCCCGCCGCGCGCGCTCTACATCGGCGGCCCGGTGAAACGGGATGCGGCCCTGTGCCTGGCCACCGTGCGCGTCGGCACCCCGATCGACCGGGTCACCGGGCTGCGCCGGGTGGACGGCCGGGTGGCGCTGCTGGACCTGGATTCCGATCCGGAGGTGATCGCGCCGCTCGTGGAGGGCATCCGCATCTTCGCCGGATACGCGGGCTGGACGTTCGGGCAGTTGGAGGGCGAGTTGGAGCGCGGCGACTGGATCGTGCTCTCGGCGCTGCCCTCGGACCCGATCGCCGGGCGCACCGATCTGTGGGCGCACGTGCTGCGCCGCCAGCCGCTGCCGCTCTCGCTACTGGCCACCCATCCGATCGAACTCGAACGCAATTGA
- a CDS encoding GNAT family N-acetyltransferase — protein MASAVHDNTRLDRFELRIGETLVGVAEYQDTAGERAFVHTEIDPRYQGRGYANTLVREALEATRQEGYGILPLCPMVRHFVEIHPEYQTLVPYWARERFGLPQ, from the coding sequence ATGGCATCGGCCGTCCACGACAACACCCGTCTCGACCGTTTCGAACTCCGGATCGGCGAGACCCTCGTGGGCGTCGCCGAATATCAGGACACGGCCGGTGAGCGCGCCTTCGTCCACACCGAGATCGACCCCCGCTACCAGGGCCGCGGCTATGCCAACACCCTGGTGCGCGAGGCGCTGGAGGCCACCCGGCAGGAGGGTTACGGAATTCTGCCGCTGTGCCCGATGGTGCGGCACTTCGTGGAAATCCATCCCGAATATCAGACGCTGGTGCCGTATTGGGCGCGCGAACGGTTCGGGCTGCCGCAATAA
- a CDS encoding alpha/beta fold hydrolase has protein sequence MTRRRRICPAASAFVVCLAAQLVGGIASAQSEPAFGPCPDGAVTPGRGAQCAVISVPRDYTLPLGPRIELTVSRIRATGERWGTLFANPGGPGADALDFWARRVPVHPAELAEHYDRIAVQPRGLRWATPLNCGTADTTDRAAIQKDCEQAQPDYLQTITTENTARDLDVVRCALGLDRIDFYGVSYGTYLGAVYASLFPDRVNRMVLDSSVHPDWIWSEQFAQQQLAGKRRLDDLFAWLAAHDAEYHLGPTPLEVYGTWVRLVVAQGGGWLANLTPPPASTADLPPDLPEPIADLVRDGYNASRHQIGQLQNLLRLLTSFGASMQVPMLSATTVASYTRTFWPLFGRAMADAAADPRDTRLLKALEDMAAIDRTGHLVFTAIICNENAIPGHVDKLAAAAATIASGGNVLDARAELIRSGLVCADWSPVAKPVPIADHGLRTRPLVLQSRHDALTEYDGGPAMAAALHGSLITVEGGDHGTFGRGNKPLDQAVLTYLHTATVTTTRVDQAPLTPP, from the coding sequence ATGACTCGACGCAGGAGGATTTGTCCGGCGGCGTCGGCGTTCGTCGTCTGCCTGGCGGCACAGTTGGTCGGCGGGATCGCCTCGGCGCAGTCCGAGCCCGCATTCGGGCCCTGTCCGGACGGCGCGGTGACGCCCGGCCGCGGTGCGCAGTGCGCGGTGATCTCGGTGCCGCGCGATTACACGCTGCCCCTCGGGCCGCGAATCGAGCTGACCGTCAGCCGGATTCGCGCCACCGGCGAGCGGTGGGGCACCCTGTTCGCCAACCCGGGCGGGCCCGGCGCCGACGCCCTCGACTTCTGGGCGCGGCGGGTGCCGGTCCACCCCGCCGAACTGGCCGAGCACTACGACCGGATCGCGGTGCAGCCGCGCGGACTGCGCTGGGCCACCCCGCTGAACTGCGGCACCGCGGACACCACCGACCGGGCGGCGATCCAAAAGGATTGCGAGCAGGCCCAACCCGACTACCTCCAGACCATCACCACCGAGAACACCGCCCGCGACCTCGATGTGGTGCGGTGCGCGCTCGGGCTGGACCGCATCGACTTCTACGGCGTCTCCTACGGCACCTACCTGGGCGCGGTGTATGCCTCGCTGTTCCCGGACCGGGTGAACCGGATGGTGCTGGATTCCAGCGTGCATCCGGACTGGATCTGGAGCGAGCAGTTCGCCCAGCAGCAGCTGGCCGGGAAACGTCGGCTCGACGATCTGTTCGCCTGGCTCGCCGCGCACGACGCCGAGTACCACCTGGGCCCGACGCCGCTCGAGGTGTACGGGACCTGGGTGCGGCTGGTGGTGGCCCAGGGCGGCGGCTGGCTGGCCAATCTCACCCCGCCGCCCGCCTCCACCGCCGATCTGCCCCCGGACCTGCCCGAGCCGATCGCGGATCTGGTTCGCGACGGCTACAACGCCTCCCGCCATCAGATCGGGCAGTTGCAGAACCTGCTGCGCCTGCTGACGTCCTTCGGCGCGTCGATGCAGGTGCCGATGCTGTCGGCCACCACCGTCGCCAGCTACACCCGCACGTTCTGGCCGCTGTTCGGCCGCGCCATGGCCGATGCCGCCGCCGATCCGCGCGACACCCGGTTGCTGAAGGCGCTCGAGGACATGGCCGCCATCGACCGCACCGGGCACCTGGTGTTCACCGCGATCATCTGCAACGAGAACGCGATACCCGGGCACGTCGACAAGCTCGCCGCGGCGGCGGCCACCATCGCCTCCGGCGGCAATGTGCTCGACGCCCGCGCGGAACTCATCCGATCCGGATTGGTCTGTGCCGATTGGTCTCCCGTGGCCAAGCCGGTCCCGATCGCCGACCACGGCCTGCGCACCCGTCCCCTGGTGCTCCAGAGCCGCCACGATGCCCTCACCGAATACGACGGCGGCCCCGCCATGGCCGCCGCCCTGCACGGCTCCCTCATCACCGTCGAAGGCGGCGACCACGGCACCTTCGGCCGCGGCAACAAACCCCTCGACCAAGCCGTCCTCACCTACCTCCACACCGCCACCGTCACCACCACCCGAGTCGACCAAGCCCCCCTCACTCCCCCTTGA
- a CDS encoding glycerate kinase, which yields MTHGKPGAVVLAPDKFKGSLSAPAVVEALAAGIGRVVPGREIRRVPVADGGDGTVDAFLAAGWERVAVTAEGPTGVPGETAYAVRGRTAVIELAAVVGLTKLPGGQPDPLHSGTYGLGRVIAHALDRGAREIVLGVGGSASTDGGAGMLAALGLRILDADGAEVPAGGAALARAVRVERAGLHPALAETSFVLATDVDNPLLGNDGAAMVFGPQKGADPQQCALLEAALTNFAKLVDPAAAERPGAGAAGGTGFGALAVLGAVERPGIRVVLELIGFPDLVRDAALVVTGEGSLDEQTLRGKAPIGVAAAARAAGAPVVAVAGRCLLDEKRVRAAGFEAAYTLSDLEPDPARSIARAAELLEQIGARIAGERLRD from the coding sequence ATGACGCACGGGAAGCCCGGGGCAGTGGTGCTGGCACCGGACAAGTTCAAAGGATCGCTGAGTGCGCCCGCGGTCGTCGAGGCACTGGCGGCGGGGATCGGCAGAGTCGTTCCGGGGCGGGAGATTCGCCGGGTGCCGGTGGCCGACGGCGGGGACGGGACCGTCGACGCGTTTCTCGCGGCGGGGTGGGAGCGGGTGGCGGTGACGGCGGAGGGACCGACCGGGGTGCCGGGCGAAACCGCCTACGCGGTGCGCGGGCGGACCGCGGTGATCGAGCTGGCGGCCGTGGTGGGATTGACGAAACTGCCGGGCGGGCAACCGGATCCGCTGCACTCGGGGACCTACGGGCTGGGCCGGGTGATCGCGCACGCGCTCGATCGCGGGGCCCGGGAGATCGTGCTCGGCGTCGGGGGCAGCGCCTCCACCGACGGCGGGGCGGGCATGCTCGCGGCCCTCGGCCTGCGCATCCTCGATGCCGACGGCGCCGAGGTGCCCGCCGGTGGGGCGGCGCTGGCGCGGGCGGTGCGGGTGGAGCGCGCCGGACTGCACCCCGCCCTCGCCGAGACCTCGTTCGTGCTGGCCACCGATGTCGACAATCCGCTGCTCGGAAACGACGGCGCCGCCATGGTTTTCGGTCCGCAGAAGGGCGCGGACCCGCAGCAGTGCGCGCTGCTCGAGGCGGCGCTGACGAATTTCGCGAAGCTCGTGGACCCGGCCGCCGCCGAGCGCCCCGGCGCGGGCGCGGCGGGCGGTACCGGTTTCGGCGCGCTGGCGGTGCTCGGCGCGGTGGAGCGCCCGGGAATCCGGGTCGTGCTGGAGCTGATCGGTTTCCCCGACCTGGTGCGCGACGCGGCCCTGGTGGTCACCGGCGAGGGCTCGCTCGACGAGCAGACCCTGCGCGGCAAGGCGCCGATCGGCGTGGCCGCGGCCGCCCGCGCCGCCGGTGCCCCCGTCGTTGCCGTCGCCGGTCGCTGCCTGCTGGACGAAAAGCGGGTGCGCGCAGCGGGTTTCGAGGCGGCCTACACCCTGTCCGACCTGGAGCCCGACCCCGCCCGCTCGATCGCACGTGCCGCCGAACTATTGGAGCAGATCGGAGCGCGTATCGCCGGGGAACGCCTGCGCGATTGA
- a CDS encoding winged helix-turn-helix transcriptional regulator yields MTTDGDAAHEVCGMSLAIDVVGGKWRMHLMWVLGEGPRRFGEIHRMLEGVSEKVLAENLRNLEAAGVVRREIYPEVPPRVEYSLTDLGEELRTALGPLETWGDKHRDRLQGKVFSPA; encoded by the coding sequence ATGACGACGGATGGTGACGCGGCTCACGAGGTGTGCGGCATGTCCCTGGCCATCGATGTGGTCGGCGGCAAGTGGCGGATGCATCTGATGTGGGTGCTCGGCGAGGGCCCCCGCCGCTTCGGGGAGATCCACCGGATGCTGGAGGGCGTGAGCGAGAAGGTGCTCGCGGAGAATTTGCGCAATCTGGAGGCCGCCGGGGTGGTGCGGCGCGAGATCTATCCCGAAGTGCCGCCGCGCGTGGAGTATTCGCTCACCGACTTGGGCGAGGAACTGAGGACGGCCCTGGGCCCGCTCGAGACCTGGGGCGATAAGCATCGGGATCGCTTGCAGGGGAAGGTGTTCAGCCCGGCGTAG
- a CDS encoding NAD(P)-dependent oxidoreductase has translation MRYCRSRRSARRSRHGADPPNTAEPKGHTMSEQRSVTVVGLGPMGRAMVRAFLAAGVEVTVWNRSAAKADAMVELGAKRAATVAEALDANEVTVLSLTHYAAMYDVLGPAVDRLPGKVIANLSSDSPENARRGAAWVRSHGAQFLSGGFMSAGDNIVHPASYLFYSGPREVFDAHAELLRPLSPQEYLGADDGLAQVFYQALLTIFHPWTLGLNQALAVIEKSGHDIDDFVPYALRSTEAFPFFITQYAAAAKAGGWGDAASYTMMDAGAQHIIDASEEVGVDATISHASQELWRKGVRANETSEQPVTLYQLLRDAEKR, from the coding sequence GTGCGTTATTGCCGGTCGCGGCGTTCGGCCCGAAGATCGAGGCACGGCGCCGATCCACCGAACACCGCAGAACCGAAGGGACACACCATGTCAGAGCAGCGATCCGTCACCGTCGTCGGCCTGGGTCCGATGGGCCGGGCGATGGTGCGGGCGTTTCTGGCCGCGGGCGTCGAGGTCACCGTATGGAACCGCAGCGCCGCCAAGGCCGACGCCATGGTCGAGCTGGGTGCGAAGCGGGCGGCCACGGTCGCCGAGGCGCTGGACGCCAACGAGGTGACCGTGCTCAGCCTCACCCACTACGCCGCCATGTACGACGTGCTCGGCCCGGCCGTCGATCGATTGCCGGGCAAGGTGATCGCGAATCTGTCCTCGGACTCGCCGGAGAACGCGCGCCGGGGCGCGGCCTGGGTGCGCTCGCACGGCGCGCAATTCCTTTCCGGCGGCTTCATGTCCGCGGGCGACAATATCGTCCACCCGGCCTCATACCTGTTCTACAGCGGTCCGCGCGAGGTGTTCGACGCGCACGCGGAACTGCTGCGCCCGCTCAGCCCGCAGGAGTACCTGGGCGCCGACGACGGCCTGGCGCAGGTCTTCTACCAGGCGCTGCTGACCATCTTCCACCCGTGGACGCTGGGCCTGAACCAGGCGCTGGCGGTGATCGAGAAGTCCGGGCACGATATCGACGACTTCGTGCCGTACGCGCTGCGCTCCACCGAGGCGTTCCCGTTCTTCATCACCCAGTACGCGGCCGCGGCGAAGGCGGGCGGCTGGGGCGACGCGGCCAGCTACACGATGATGGACGCCGGTGCGCAGCACATCATCGACGCCAGCGAGGAGGTCGGCGTCGACGCGACGATATCGCATGCGTCACAAGAACTCTGGCGCAAGGGCGTGCGCGCCAACGAGACCTCGGAGCAGCCGGTAACGCTGTACCAACTGCTCCGGGACGCGGAAAAGCGGTAG
- a CDS encoding helix-turn-helix transcriptional regulator has translation MPSEVIYNRIAMLRAERGISRRQLADALGVHYQTIGYLERGEYSPSLHLALRISEFFEVPVEVIFSITPFPRLGSNSESA, from the coding sequence GTGCCGTCTGAGGTCATCTACAACCGCATCGCGATGCTGCGCGCCGAGCGCGGCATCTCGCGGCGGCAGCTGGCCGACGCGCTGGGCGTGCACTATCAGACCATCGGATATCTGGAGCGCGGCGAATACAGCCCGAGCCTGCATCTGGCGCTGCGGATTTCGGAATTCTTCGAGGTGCCGGTGGAGGTGATCTTCTCGATCACGCCGTTTCCTCGATTGGGATCGAATTCCGAATCCGCGTGA
- a CDS encoding ABC transporter permease → MNPVLAAARSGLQRGWIELRQTHSTATDLFTQYLWSVILLVVLYFMRDGHVQQTGIGLGSLALPGVLGMTVVSTGLLGIAQFLAVDREDGTLLRARATPNGMVGYLIGKITTSIGTVLLQMVIMLIAGAALLGGVHLTSVGAWLTLAWVFVLGMLASLPLGAIVGSVFESPRALAFISLPIMGMVGISGIFYPITSLPGWVQGVAQVFPIYWLGLGMRSALLPGDAVVVELGGSWRHWETLGVLGVWAAFGLSIAPIVLRRMARRESGSRVEARRAKALQRAV, encoded by the coding sequence ATGAATCCGGTTCTGGCCGCGGCCCGTTCGGGGCTGCAGCGCGGGTGGATCGAGCTGCGACAGACGCACAGCACGGCAACGGACCTGTTCACTCAGTACCTGTGGTCGGTCATCCTGCTGGTGGTTCTGTACTTCATGCGCGACGGACACGTCCAGCAGACCGGCATCGGTCTGGGGTCGCTGGCACTGCCGGGTGTGCTCGGCATGACGGTCGTGTCCACGGGGCTGCTCGGTATCGCGCAATTCCTGGCCGTCGACCGCGAGGACGGAACGCTGTTGCGGGCCAGGGCAACTCCGAACGGCATGGTCGGCTATCTGATCGGCAAGATCACCACCTCCATCGGGACGGTCCTGCTCCAGATGGTGATCATGCTGATCGCCGGTGCCGCCCTGCTCGGCGGGGTGCATCTGACCAGCGTCGGGGCGTGGCTCACGCTGGCCTGGGTATTCGTGCTCGGCATGCTGGCGAGCCTGCCCCTCGGCGCGATCGTCGGCTCGGTCTTCGAGAGCCCGCGCGCCCTGGCCTTCATCTCCCTGCCGATCATGGGGATGGTCGGGATCTCCGGCATCTTCTACCCCATCACCTCCCTGCCGGGCTGGGTGCAGGGGGTGGCGCAGGTGTTCCCGATCTACTGGCTGGGCCTGGGCATGCGGTCCGCGCTGCTGCCGGGCGATGCGGTCGTCGTCGAGCTCGGCGGTTCCTGGCGGCACTGGGAGACCCTCGGCGTGCTGGGGGTGTGGGCCGCGTTCGGGCTGTCGATCGCGCCGATCGTCCTGCGGCGCATGGCTCGTCGCGAATCGGGGTCGCGGGTCGAGGCCCGCCGCGCGAAGGCGTTGCAGCGTGCCGTCTGA
- a CDS encoding ABC transporter ATP-binding protein: MTVGSDVALDVQDLRMRYGARDVLHGVTFQAHSGEVVALLGPNGAGKTTTIEILEGFRMRSAGAVSVLGQDPAHATEQWRSRIGVVLQSWRDHSKWRVRELLSHLGSYYAPYSTGAVRRPWDIDELLAAVGLTEQAGNRVGSLSGGQRRRLDVAIGIVGRPELLFLDEPTAGFDPHARREFHELIHRLADDDRTTILLTTHDLDEADKLSDRILILAGGRIIADGSADQLSRRIQGEAEVRWTRDDQRFVHTTTEATKFVYELFQQYGAGIDELEVRRASLEDTYMALVRQFESGPGDTELRTLEEVVR; the protein is encoded by the coding sequence ATGACAGTAGGCAGCGATGTCGCGCTGGACGTGCAGGATCTGCGGATGCGCTACGGCGCCCGGGATGTCCTGCACGGCGTGACCTTTCAAGCGCACAGCGGCGAGGTGGTGGCCCTGCTCGGCCCCAACGGCGCGGGCAAGACCACCACCATCGAGATCCTCGAGGGTTTCCGAATGCGTTCGGCCGGGGCGGTTTCGGTGCTCGGCCAGGACCCGGCGCACGCCACCGAACAGTGGCGCTCGCGCATCGGCGTGGTTCTGCAGTCCTGGCGCGACCACAGCAAATGGCGTGTGCGCGAATTACTTTCGCACCTGGGCTCGTACTACGCGCCGTATTCGACCGGCGCCGTACGGCGGCCCTGGGACATCGACGAACTGCTCGCGGCCGTGGGCCTGACCGAGCAGGCGGGCAACCGGGTCGGCAGCCTGTCCGGCGGGCAGCGCCGCCGCCTGGACGTGGCCATCGGCATCGTCGGCCGCCCCGAACTGCTGTTCCTCGACGAGCCGACCGCCGGTTTCGATCCGCACGCCCGGCGCGAATTCCACGAGCTGATCCACCGGCTCGCCGACGACGACCGGACCACCATCCTGCTCACCACCCACGACCTGGACGAGGCGGACAAGCTGTCCGACCGCATCCTCATCCTGGCCGGCGGCCGCATCATCGCCGACGGTTCGGCCGATCAGCTCTCGCGCCGCATCCAGGGCGAGGCCGAGGTGCGCTGGACCCGCGACGACCAGCGGTTCGTCCACACCACCACGGAGGCGACCAAGTTCGTCTACGAGCTGTTCCAGCAGTACGGCGCGGGGATCGACGAACTGGAGGTGCGCCGCGCCTCCCTGGAGGACACCTACATGGCACTGGTGCGGCAATTCGAATCCGGGCCCGGCGACACCGAGCTGCGCACCCTCGAGGAGGTGGTCCGATGA
- the aroQ gene encoding type II 3-dehydroquinate dehydratase produces the protein MAPILVLNGPNLNMLGTRQPEVYGAQTLDEVVELCRRTAARFDREIVAFQSNSEGALIDRIHAARGTEAGIVINPGGLTHTSVALRDALVIPELPIVEVHISNVHAREEFRHHSYISPIATAVIAGMGIQGYAAAIEFLCARG, from the coding sequence ATGGCACCGATCCTCGTGCTCAACGGCCCGAATCTGAACATGCTGGGCACCCGCCAGCCCGAGGTGTACGGCGCGCAGACCCTGGACGAGGTGGTGGAGCTGTGCCGCCGGACCGCCGCTCGGTTCGATCGGGAGATCGTCGCGTTCCAGTCCAATTCCGAAGGGGCGCTCATCGATCGGATTCACGCCGCGCGCGGCACGGAGGCGGGGATCGTGATCAACCCCGGCGGCCTCACCCACACCTCCGTCGCCCTGCGCGACGCCCTGGTCATCCCCGAGCTACCGATCGTGGAGGTGCACATCTCGAACGTGCACGCCCGCGAGGAATTCCGGCACCATTCCTACATCTCCCCCATCGCCACGGCGGTCATCGCGGGCATGGGCATCCAGGGCTACGCGGCCGCCATCGAATTCCTCTGCGCGCGAGGGTAA